Within Psychrobacter sp. DAB_AL43B, the genomic segment CAAAAGAGAATTGAATTCAGCGAATTTAAATTTAGGATTGGGCAGGTAGTTTCGAATGACCAAAGAATGAAACACTTCGTTGTAAGAACGAGTTAGGAATGACTATAGCTATAAATTTTATAAACTCAGAAAATTCAGTGTGTAAATGTTCCGAGTTTATCAGAAATTGATTATCCAAATAATAGGACGATCTTAGGCTAGTCAGGAGCCTTATCATAGAATCAGCACCAATCAACGTCCTGTTTTATTCTACTACTATTGAAAAATAGAGATATATTTAGTTGTACTATCCATATATCTCTTCTAATCTTAAACAAGATACTAAGCGTCCTTCCCATTCACGCAGCTCAGGCTCGATTTCGCTACATATAGGCTTGGCGTAGGGACAGCGTTTATGGAGAGCGCAGCCACTAGGCGGATTTAGCGGACTAGGCAGCTCACCTTGTAACGTCAGCTCTTTTTTATGTCCCGTAACTGTCGGTGCTGCTGAGAGTAAGGCAATGGTATAAGGGTGTTTAGGATTATTATAAATAGCATCTTTAGCACCGTGCTCAACAGCCTTGCCTAAATACATCACCATCACATCATCTGCGACATGACGCACAACTGAGAGGTTATGCGAGATAAAGACATAAGCAGTATGGTATTCATCTTGCAAGTCCATAAATAGATTTAACACTTGTGCTTGAATAGAGACGTCAAGTGCTGACGTCGGCTCATCAGCGACGACGATCTTAGGGTTAAGCATCATGGCACGAGCAAGAGCGATACGTTGACGTTGACCACCAGAAAACATATGGGGATAGCGACCCGTATGCTCAGGACGCAAACCTACGTGCTTCATCATTGCATGGACTTTGGTGCGTTTTTCTTCTTTGCTCAGTGTAGTATGAATGTCTAACGGTTCCGTCAGCTGAAAACCAATAGTATGGCGTGGATTGAGACTACCATAAGGGTTTTGAAACACCATCTGAATCTCAGTACGCAAGTTTTTCAGCGCGCTCCTATTATAGCTGGTTGTTGCCTCATCATTAATAAATAGCTCGCCACTGGTCGGCTGCTCTATCAAAGTAAGCTGACGCGCTAACGTCGACTTGCCACATCCTGATTCACCGACGACCGCGAGAGTTTTACCGGCTTCTAGCTCAAATGATATGCCATTCAACGCCTTGACGAATGCTTTACCTTTTCCTAATCCTAGAGATACTTGATAGTGTTTATGCAGATTATCTGCCTTTAAGACAATTTTATGACTCATATTTCAGACTCCAAAGTAGCGGTTTGAGCAGTCCGAGTAGGATGTTCGGGAAGGGTTGCGTGAATACAGCGGACTTCGCCATTTGGGGTTTTTAAAATAGGTGGTGGCACTTCACAAGCTAGCTCTTTATATGGGCAACGTGGGGAGAGTAGACAACCTGTTGGTCTATCATATTGGCTCGGCACCACACCTGGTAAGCTATTCAATCTATCTTGGCCTATTGCAAGTTCAGGAATTGCTTGCAGTAGGGCTTCGGTATAAGGATGAGCAGGTTTTTGGAATATTTCTGGCACTGTGCTGGTTTCAACTACTTGACCAGCATACATGACGGCGACATCACGAGAGTTTTGCGCGACTAAACCCAAGTCATGGGTGATAAGCACCATGGCCATCTGTTTTTCTCGTTGTAAGCGACTGAGCAAATCCATAATTTGAGCCTGAACGGTCACGTCGAGAGCGGTCGTCGGTTCATCAGCGATAAGCAGTTTTGGCTCACAAGCTAATGCCATCGCAATCATAACCCGTTGACTCATACCCCCTGAGAGTTGGTGCGGATAAACGCGCAGGCGATTCTTAGCATCTGGCATTTCAACCAGCTCTAACAACTCTAAAAGACGCTGTTTTACGGCTGCTCCGCGCAAGCCAAGATGGGTAGTTAATACTTCTCCCATTTGCATCTCAACCGTAAAGCTTGGATTAAGGCATGACATAGCATTTTGAAATATCATCGAAATATCTTTGCCGATAATCTTGCGCTTTTGTTTTGCTGGCATGGTTAGGAGTTCTTTGCCATCAAAGTTAAGACGGTCAGCAGTCACGGTAGCAGAGGACGGCAATAAACCCATTAGCGCCATCATAGTGACCGATTTACCTGAGCCAGATTCACCGACAACGGCAACGACCTCTCCTTGTTTTATTTTTAAAGAGACATCATCGACCGCACGAAATGCTCGCGCTCCTTGTCCAAAGGTTACGGATAGATGCTCGATGTCGAGGAGTAATAGGTTATCTGTGTCAAGATGGTTCATTGCTGGTTTATTCACATCAAAGCTATTTATTTGAGAATCGTTCATTAAGATACCTGCTTCAATTTTGGATCTAAGGCATCACGCAGACCGTCGCCCGTTAAATTGATGGACAATGCGGCTAAGAAAATCGCTACACCCGGCCAAATCGCTAACCAAACATTACTTTGGATATATTGACGAGCGGTACCTAGCATTGCGCCCCACTCAGCATCGGGTGGTTGAACACCGAAACCTAAGAAGCCAATCGCGCCTGCTTCCAAAATAGCAGTAGAGAAAATCATGGTAGCTTGGACGATTAATGGCGCCATACAATTGGGTAGTATGGTAATAAACAATAACCTTAATACGCCTGCGCCCATGACCTGTGAGGCAATAAAATACTCACGTTGCAGCTCAACCATTGCCGTCGCACGAGTTAACCTGATAAAAGGCGGCGTACATACTAAAGCAATCGTAATGATGGTGTTGGTCATCGAAGGCCCTAAGATAGCGGCAATAATAATGGCAAGCAACAAGCTTGGATAAGACATCAAAATATCATTAACCAACATGACAGCTTTGCCCCAAACCTTTGGCCAAAAGGCAGCGCTTAGCCCTAAAGATACGCCCACAATCATCGCTATTGAAGTGGCACTGATACCAATAAATAGTGAATAACGTGCCCCATGCATGACGCGAGAGAGCGTATCACGACCGGCATCATCAGTGCCCAAAAAGAACATCGAATCACCGCCACTAAAGAAGGATGGCGGTAGCTGCTCTTTACCGGTAAACAATTCATAAGGGTCATAAGGGGCAATGGTAGGGGCTAAGACAGCGATAATGACCATCAGCATTAAGACCATAAAACCCAGTACTGCGCCTTTATTTCGGCAAAACGTGTATAAAAATAGCTGCCAAGACGTTGGCGGTTTAGGTGCAACCTGCGCAACATCGGAAGGAATTACAGAAGGCTTCATTGGATATTCCTTTAGTGAGTCAAACCTTGTTTTACTCCACTGACTTGATTACTTTATTGGGCTAAGCTGTTTATTTAAGTTGTTTATTGCTTGAGCTAACTTAGCACCTGCTTGTCTTAGGCAAGCTGAGTAATACAAACTTAGGGACACAAGGTCATCATGGGCACTATGGGTAATTATTAAAAACTATAAATAGCTATTGCAGATACAGTTACAATATATTAGAAATGCATCAAAAATGTATTAAATGGGCTTCACCCTAACAATAAGCTATGAGGAATGGCGAATTCTAGGATTAATAAACCCATACAAAATATCGATCATTAAGCTCACTAAAATCAGTGCGGTGGCGACCAATAAAATACCATTTTGTACAATGGGGTAATCACGCGTAAAGAAGCCATCTAACAACCAGTTGCCAACACCCGGCCAACTAAAGATAGTCTCAGTGATAATGGCACCAGCCAGTAAAGTTGCCATCTGTAATCCCACGACAGTAACGACGGTAATGAGCGCATTACGCATCACGTGGATTAAAATCACACGTTTTGGTGACAAACCTTTGGCTCTTGCGGTACGTACATAATCTTCGTCTAACACCTCAAGCATTGCCGAGCGCGTCATACGAGCAATCATAGCTAGCGGAATGGTAGATAGGGCAATCGAGGGTAAGATGAAATGCTTTACAACATTCCAAAAGGCGCCGGGCTCACCAGAACTTAAGGAGCCTAGTAGCCAAGAACCATATAAAGGTTTGACGTCTAGGAACTGTGCGACAGAGATGACGCCAGAGACTGGTAGTAGGCCTAAGTAATGGGCGAAGATACCGGTTAGAATAGGGCCCAGTAGGTAGATAGGCATAGAATACCCTGCCAGTGCTCCCGACATTAACGTGTAGTCAATCCATGTACCTCGGCGTAGGGCAGCAAAAATACCTAGGCTTATACCAACCACACTAGCTATCGTAATCGCGCAAAGAGCCAACTCTAATGTCGGCACAAAATGCGCAAAAAAGTCCTGTAATATAGGCGTTCGCGTACGAAAGGATTCACCAAAGTTACCTTGCAGTATCCCGGTGAGATAATCCCAATATTGCACGGGTAAAGGTTTATCTAAACCAAGGCGGGCTAAAGCCTGTGCATGTAGCTCAGGATCAACCATGCGCTCTCCCATCATGATCTCAACGGCATCGCCAGGTACGAGGCGAATCAGGATAAAGGTCGATAGGGTTAAGCCGATATAGACCGGAATCAGGATTGAAATCCGGCGTAAAATATAAAGTAGCATAGCTCGGCTCATTTTTATAGAATTGGCTTTTACAAGATATAGCTCAGGCTCAAACAAAGACGGCTGGTACAGAGTCTCTGAACCAGCCGCAAACGCATATAAAGCAATGACTATAGAGTAAAAGGCGTCACTAGAGTTTGTTCGGTACTGGTATTGAATCTAATACCAGTACCTAATGCAGCACTGATATTAGCTAAGGTTATTTAATACCTTTATTCAATATCAACGCCGTCAAAGCGGATGGAGCCGAGTGGGCTAATTTTGTAGTCTTTTACGTTAGGTGTGGTTAGTACCGTTACGACTGAGTTGGCAACTGTGGTCCAAGGTAATTGGTCTTTAAAAATGACCTGAGCCTGCCTGTAATTGGCAATACGCTCATCTTGATTGGTAATTGCACGCGCATCGGTCACCAGCTTATCAAAGTCTTTATTACACCAGCGCGAGTAGTTGTTACCACCGACCGCATCACAAGATAATAAAACGCCTAACCAGTTATCAGGATCGCCATTATCGCCGGTCCATCCTGCTAGGATCGCTTCAGGTTCGCCTTTACCAGCGCGTTTAAGATACTCGCCCCACTCATACGTCACAAGCTTGGCTTTAACGCCAACTTTCGCCCAATCCGATTGAATCATTTCTGCCATTAGCTTGGCATTAGGGTTATAAGGGCGTTGAACCGGCATATACCATAAGTCGATTTCTAGGTTTTTAGCACCCGCTTCAGCCAGTAAGGCTTTGGCTTTTTCGATATCGTAAGGCGCGTCTTTAATGTCTTCGTTATAGCCCCACTGCGTTGGTGGCATTGGGTTGGTGGCTTTGATACCAGAACCTTGGTAGACCGCATTGATGATAGCGTCTTTATTAATCGCCATATCGAGCGCGCGGCGCACATTGACATCTTTTAGGTCTGGTTTTTCAGTGTTATAGCCTAAGTAACCGACGTTAAAGCCCGCATCATCTAGTACGTTTGCTTTGCCAGATTTTTTAGCAGAGTCCACTTCAGATGGATTAGCATAAGCCGAGACATTACATTCGCCAGCTTGTATTTTCTGGGCGCGAACCGCTGAGTCTTTAGTGATAACAAAAACAAGATTATCAATATGAATATCGTCTTTATTCCAGTAGTCAGGATTTTTGGCATAACGAATCTGCGCGTCTTTTTGATACGAGGTAAAGACAAATGGTCCGGTACCAACGGGCTTAGTGTTTAGGTCAGCGGCTTTGCCAGCATCTTGTAATTGCTTGGCGTACTCTGCAGAATGTATATAAGCAAATGGCATAGCTAGGTTTTGTAAGAATGGCGCATTGGTCTCAGACAAAGTGATTTTAACCGTATAATCATCAACTTTTTCGACATTTTTGATAATATCGGGTAAGCCCATATCTACTGAATAAGGGAATTCAGCCGGATAGTCTTTATTAAAAGCAAAGCCTGTATCGGTTAGGCGTTCAATAGTAAAGATAATGTCATCGGCGTTGAAGTCACGCGTTGGGGTGAAATAATCGGTCTTGCCGAATTTGACGCCTTTACGTAGATTGAGCGTATAAGTTTTACCATCTTCGCTAATTTCCCAACTTTCTGCTAATCCTGGTTCAATTTCGGTTTCACCACGTTTGAACTGTACGATACCGTTAAAAATAGGATAAGCACTAGCATCGAAGTCAGTACCCGCCGTATATTGCGCAGGATCAAAGCCGGCTGGACTGCCTTCTGAGCAGTAAATTAGGGTCTTAGCGGCTTTAGCATCGCTACCGGCATCTGCCGTTTTGTTCGCGGTTTTATTATCGCCGCTACAGGCACTAACGCCTAAGGTAAGGGCTGCTAGCAAGGTGAGCTTGAAGAAAGGTATTTGCATTATGATTACATCCTGTATGAAGCGTAAGATAATTATCGATTAACGGTACGACAATGATGCTATACACCATTGATAGCGAGCCCTAATCGATAAACCTTTAATTCCTTTTAAAGTATTTATCAATTCAAATTATTTCAGCGCAAGACAAATTATTTGGAATTTTAAATTGACTTAGGAAAAATTCCCTCAAGCTTTTAATCTTCTAATAATTGAGCTGTTGGAGCTGAATAAACAAATGAATAGACCGAATATATATGTAAATATAAGGTTACGCAAGGTATCTATAACGTAAATATGAATTTTTTTATGCTATAGACATCTTTTTTATTATGAGTTGTACAATTAACTTCCTTAAAATCAAAGGTATATAAAAGCAAGCTTTGTTTTAGAGAAAATATGAAACAATCTAAAGGCGCTATTATTACGGCTATCAATCCATTAGCAGTAGCTATTCTCAGTAGTTATTATCAATAGCTATTAATATTTATGCTAAGTGTTCAGTTATGTAGGGCTGACTATCAACACATTATCCAAACCTTTCCACATGCCATCGACGCTATCAGCTGATGTCTCTAGGCACAACACAATTAAGTCCCATTCATTGGGATCGACATTATAAGCAAAGTTGGTCATGCCAAGCCCATAATTATCGCTAAAACTTAGCATGGTAGTAATCGCCCCACCAATGGCAATCGGCGAGCGTGTCAAAGCGCTAAAATTAACAGTAGAGATAGTTCCAGAGTCTTGAGATTGCGCTATTGCTTGGTTTTCTAACCATTCAGCCAATAAGAATGGTAACCAAACAAATTCATTACTACCCAATACTAATATCTTTTTTGGTAACTCAGCTTTATCAAACGATGTTTGCTTATTAAAGAGTGTAAATGCTGTTTGAAAGTTTTCCAGATAGTTATCAAAACCATCCTTGCTATTTAGCGTTGGAAAACGTCCCCAATTACCGGTATTACCTAAAGCGTGACTACCAGCTTCCGTCGTATCGACCGATGGCATGGTAATTGGCTTAGGGTTGGGTGCATCCGTCCATTTCCAAGCGCCAGATAGTAAGTGATGACGATAAAAATCAATATTTGGCAAGCGTTTCGCGACTTGATCAGACACAGCATCATCCGCGTCGGCTTCACCCTGATTCTGAGCTAGTGACCAATCAACCAATGTCGTTAAATGCACCTGCTCC encodes:
- a CDS encoding peptide ABC transporter ATP-binding protein — its product is MSHKIVLKADNLHKHYQVSLGLGKGKAFVKALNGISFELEAGKTLAVVGESGCGKSTLARQLTLIEQPTSGELFINDEATTSYNRSALKNLRTEIQMVFQNPYGSLNPRHTIGFQLTEPLDIHTTLSKEEKRTKVHAMMKHVGLRPEHTGRYPHMFSGGQRQRIALARAMMLNPKIVVADEPTSALDVSIQAQVLNLFMDLQDEYHTAYVFISHNLSVVRHVADDVMVMYLGKAVEHGAKDAIYNNPKHPYTIALLSAAPTVTGHKKELTLQGELPSPLNPPSGCALHKRCPYAKPICSEIEPELREWEGRLVSCLRLEEIYG
- a CDS encoding ABC transporter ATP-binding protein, translated to MNDSQINSFDVNKPAMNHLDTDNLLLLDIEHLSVTFGQGARAFRAVDDVSLKIKQGEVVAVVGESGSGKSVTMMALMGLLPSSATVTADRLNFDGKELLTMPAKQKRKIIGKDISMIFQNAMSCLNPSFTVEMQMGEVLTTHLGLRGAAVKQRLLELLELVEMPDAKNRLRVYPHQLSGGMSQRVMIAMALACEPKLLIADEPTTALDVTVQAQIMDLLSRLQREKQMAMVLITHDLGLVAQNSRDVAVMYAGQVVETSTVPEIFQKPAHPYTEALLQAIPELAIGQDRLNSLPGVVPSQYDRPTGCLLSPRCPYKELACEVPPPILKTPNGEVRCIHATLPEHPTRTAQTATLESEI
- a CDS encoding ABC transporter permease, with amino-acid sequence MKPSVIPSDVAQVAPKPPTSWQLFLYTFCRNKGAVLGFMVLMLMVIIAVLAPTIAPYDPYELFTGKEQLPPSFFSGGDSMFFLGTDDAGRDTLSRVMHGARYSLFIGISATSIAMIVGVSLGLSAAFWPKVWGKAVMLVNDILMSYPSLLLAIIIAAILGPSMTNTIITIALVCTPPFIRLTRATAMVELQREYFIASQVMGAGVLRLLFITILPNCMAPLIVQATMIFSTAILEAGAIGFLGFGVQPPDAEWGAMLGTARQYIQSNVWLAIWPGVAIFLAALSINLTGDGLRDALDPKLKQVS
- a CDS encoding ABC transporter permease; amino-acid sequence: MLLYILRRISILIPVYIGLTLSTFILIRLVPGDAVEIMMGERMVDPELHAQALARLGLDKPLPVQYWDYLTGILQGNFGESFRTRTPILQDFFAHFVPTLELALCAITIASVVGISLGIFAALRRGTWIDYTLMSGALAGYSMPIYLLGPILTGIFAHYLGLLPVSGVISVAQFLDVKPLYGSWLLGSLSSGEPGAFWNVVKHFILPSIALSTIPLAMIARMTRSAMLEVLDEDYVRTARAKGLSPKRVILIHVMRNALITVVTVVGLQMATLLAGAIITETIFSWPGVGNWLLDGFFTRDYPIVQNGILLVATALILVSLMIDILYGFINPRIRHSS
- a CDS encoding ABC transporter substrate-binding protein, which encodes MQIPFFKLTLLAALTLGVSACSGDNKTANKTADAGSDAKAAKTLIYCSEGSPAGFDPAQYTAGTDFDASAYPIFNGIVQFKRGETEIEPGLAESWEISEDGKTYTLNLRKGVKFGKTDYFTPTRDFNADDIIFTIERLTDTGFAFNKDYPAEFPYSVDMGLPDIIKNVEKVDDYTVKITLSETNAPFLQNLAMPFAYIHSAEYAKQLQDAGKAADLNTKPVGTGPFVFTSYQKDAQIRYAKNPDYWNKDDIHIDNLVFVITKDSAVRAQKIQAGECNVSAYANPSEVDSAKKSGKANVLDDAGFNVGYLGYNTEKPDLKDVNVRRALDMAINKDAIINAVYQGSGIKATNPMPPTQWGYNEDIKDAPYDIEKAKALLAEAGAKNLEIDLWYMPVQRPYNPNAKLMAEMIQSDWAKVGVKAKLVTYEWGEYLKRAGKGEPEAILAGWTGDNGDPDNWLGVLLSCDAVGGNNYSRWCNKDFDKLVTDARAITNQDERIANYRQAQVIFKDQLPWTTVANSVVTVLTTPNVKDYKISPLGSIRFDGVDIE
- a CDS encoding phosphoribosyltransferase domain-containing protein; its protein translation is MSNEKYTATITLPRGTLDLTYQINTATKRIEDESYQLEDLLGFAQRINPKRAFLFVSKVLGRHIPVAPSTMRSAFTDLADLVPNDLPEPILVIGMAETAVGLSAGVHQALQTRYPNALLLNSTRHAQHNDSDTDALLTTFSEDHSHASQHLIYQSKDKVTQAQLLASKTLIMVDDEASTGNTCVNVVTALRNAGLTQLEQVHLTTLVDWSLAQNQGEADADDAVSDQVAKRLPNIDFYRHHLLSGAWKWTDAPNPKPITMPSVDTTEAGSHALGNTGNWGRFPTLNSKDGFDNYLENFQTAFTLFNKQTSFDKAELPKKILVLGSNEFVWLPFLLAEWLENQAIAQSQDSGTISTVNFSALTRSPIAIGGAITTMLSFSDNYGLGMTNFAYNVDPNEWDLIVLCLETSADSVDGMWKGLDNVLIVSPT